A stretch of Coccidioides posadasii str. Silveira chromosome 2, complete sequence DNA encodes these proteins:
- a CDS encoding uncharacterized protein (EggNog:ENOG410PHV6~COG:I), translated as MGKRAASPAYILGVGMTKFIKPRGKVDYTELGFEAGVKAMLDAHITYDEVDQGVACYCYGDSTCGQRVFYQFGLTKIPIYNVNNNCSTGSTGLAMARTMVSHGAADCVLVVGFEKMNPGSLQSHFQDRANPTGQFGAMMAATRGVTNAPGAAQMFGNAGREYMEKYGAKPEDFAEIGRINHEHSKRNPYSQFTDEYTLEQVMKAPMIHHPLTKLQCCPTSDGGAAAVVVSQAFLDARPHLKDQAILIAGQCLATDAPSVYNRSSISLMGFDMGRHACRTACEEANVNVKDIKVCELHDCFSANEMITIDALELSDPGKAHEMVRRGDITYGGKMVINPSGGLISKGHPLGATGIAQCAELTWHLRGWANNRMVKGTDSALQHNLGLGGAVVVTVYKRADGKVAEAVSNEEVGRKNGLGYNPAVEAKGFTVEQMNRVLSKEHRNDWAMADTSEKVLARF; from the exons ATGGGCAAACGAGCCGCTTCTCCCGCCTATATCCTGGGCGTGGGCATGACGAAATTCATTAAGCCCCGCGGAAAGGTGGACTACACTGAGCTTGGTTTCGAAGCCGGCGTCAAGGCAATGCTGGATGCCCACATCACATACGATGAGGTCGATCAGGGAGTCGCTTGCTACTGCTACGGCGACAGCACATGCGGTCAGCGTGTTTTCTATCAATTCGGCTTGACAAAGATCCCAATCTACAATGTGAACAACAATTGCTCCACGGGTTCCACAGGTCTCGCGATGGCTAGGACAATGGTCTCTCACGGTGCTGCTGACTGCGTTCTTGTGGTTGGATTCGAGAAAATGAACCCTGGGAGCTTGCAGTCGCATTTCCAGGATCGTGCAAACCCTACTGGCCAATTCGGTGCCATGATGGCTGCCACAAGAGGTGTTACCAATGCGCCAGGGGCCGCCCAGATGTTTGGTAATGCTGGACGAGAGTATATGGAAAA GTATGGCGCTAAGCCTGAGGACTTTGCCGAGATTGGCCGCATCAACCACGAGCACTCAAAGCGCAACCCCTACTCTCAATTCACCGATGAATATACTCTTGAACAGGTCATGAAGGCCCCGATGATCCACCATCCCTTGACCAAACTCCAATGTTGCCCTACCTCTGATGGCGGTGCTGCTGCCGTCGTCGTCTCCCAAGCTTTCCTTGATGCTCGTCCACATCTTAAGGACCAAGCCATCCTGATTGCCGGTCAGTGCCTTGCTACCGATGCACCTTCAGTTTACAACCGAAGCTCCATTAGCCTCATGGGTTTCGATATGGGCCGACATGCTTGCCGGACCGCCTGCGAAGAGGCGAACGTCAATGTTAAGGATATCAAAGTCTGCGAACTGCATGACTGTTTTTCTGCCAACGAGATGATCACCATTGATGCCCTAGAACTATCCGATCCCGGAAAGGCTCATGAGATGGTTCGCCGCGGAGACATCACATACGGTGGCAAGATGGTCATCAATCCCTCTGGCGGACTCATCTCCAAGGGCCACCCGTTAGGAGCTACTGGTATTGCTCAATGTGCGGAGCTTACCTGGCACCTCCGTGGATGGGCCAATAACCGCATGGTAAAGGGTACCGATTCCGCTCTCCAGCATAACCTTGGACTAGGTGGAGCTGTTGTTGTTACTGTCTATAAGCGCGCGGATGGCAAGGTTGCCGAAGCAGTTTCGAACGAAGAAGTCGGAAGGAAGAATGGCCTTGGATATAACCCTGCAGTGGAAGCTAAGGGTTTCACAGTGGAACAAATGAACAGAGTCCTTAGTAAGGAGCATAGAAATGATTGGGCTATGGCGGACACATCGGAGAAGGTCTTGGCTCGCTTCTAA
- a CDS encoding uncharacterized protein (EggNog:ENOG410QE3R) — MAGGDSSLPFALPSGMESQLGGDGQLGGGIPTGGESQMGGEGQAGGEVQLGGEGQHGGQGQTGGIGQIGGEGQMGGVGQHGGEVQLGGGQQLPGGGLGQGNTVIGGGNRGIHGGGGSNVITVTIITTNNGGGANTHVWNQPPMKQGVIHQVTVGGDAGLVFTPETLNPAVGDMVHFTFQSQNHTVTQSTFDQPCLMMGGGVDSGFMPNPNNTVNPPPTMMFQVTTTDPIWMYCKQGPHCERGMVFSLNPTAEQSHEEFKRKAMESGGEGGQGGTPPPPPPPPPAEGGELPTSIGGEIPVGTGIPGIGDLPLPGEGGLGGEGGQGGEGGQGGEGGQGGEGGQGGQGGQGGQVVPGTGNMGDGACSCSCLCGASEFPPGAGQGSVGGFGGAIPMSPARKRAVPFWY, encoded by the exons ATGGCGGGCGGTGACAGCTCACTGCCATTTGCACTGCCATCGGGAATGGAAAGTCAGCTCGGTGGAGACGGTCAACTCGGTGGTGGAATACCCACCGGTGGTGAAAGTCAAATGGGAGGCGAAGGCCAGGCCGGTGGGGAAGTTCAACTCGGTGGTGAGGGCCAACACGGCGGACAAGGTCAGACGGGCGGTATAGGGCAGATCGGTGGTGAGGGCCAAATGGGTGGTGTGGGCCAGCACGGCGGAGAAGTTCAACTCGGCGGCGGGCAACAGTTGCCTGGAGGTGGACTTGGACAAGGGAATACAGTTATCGGAGGAGGTAATCGTGGAATCCATGGAGGTGGCGGCTCCAATGTCATCACCGTGACAATCATCACGACAAATAATGGCGGAGGTGCAAATACACATGTATGGAACCAACCTCCAATGAAGCAAGGAGTCATACACCAG GTTACCGTTGGAGGCGATGCCGGCCTTGTCTTCACGCCTGAGACGCTCAACCCTGCTGTTGGTGATATGGTCCATTTCACTTTTCAATCCCAGAACCACACTGTCACTCAGTCTACATTTGACCAGCCCTGTCTCATGATGGGAGGCGGCGTGGATTCTGGTTTCATGCCGAACCCGAACAACACAGTGAATCCGCCTCCAACTATGATGTTCCAAGTTACCACCACAGATCCAATCTGGATGTACTGTAAACAGGGACCTCACTGCGAGAGAGGAATGGTATTCAGTCTTAACCCCACAGCAGAACAATCCCACgaagaattcaagagaaaGGCGATGGAATCCGGCGGCGAGGGCGGCCAAGGCGGAActcctccaccaccacctcctcctccaccggCCGAGGGTGGAGAGCTTCCTACATCGATTGGTGGTGAAATTCCCGTTGGGACCGGTATCCCAGGAATTGGAGACCTCCCACTTCCAGGAGAAGGCGGACTCGGTGGTGAAGGTGGCCAAGGCGGCGAGGGTGGCCAAGGCGGCGAAGGTGGCCAAGGCGGTGAAGGTGGTCAAGGTGGTCAAGGTGGTCAAGGGGGCCAGGTCGTTCCAGGAACCGGAAACATGGGAGATGGCGCTTGCTCTTGCTCTTGCCTATGCGGTGCCTCAGAGTTCCCTCCTGGGGCGGGCCAGGGAAGCGTAGGCGGTTTTGGAG GAGCCATTCCAATGTCTCCGGCTCGGAAGCGTGCCGTTCCTTTCTGGTACTAA
- a CDS encoding uncharacterized protein (EggNog:ENOG410PSF0~COG:A~BUSCO:15249at33183), producing MGKRKRGRKDRPLTHEEIWDDSALIESWEAAAEEYKLYHSIQAKGENIEDALRDYEANEAAKAAKEGNEIDYGDDDAAIQDDGASAHDLRPGAAASGEGGEIMEEGEPKAARSYAAQEPAPKRPRQNETQGVPVTQPEANQSSGAFTSVPHMVLGTADASTAQEDESLKNLMMAWYFAGYYTGLYEGQRRANPQPQT from the exons ATGGGGAAACGAAAGAGAGGCCGAAAGGACAGGCCCTTGACACACGAAGAGATATGGGACGACTCTGCATTGATAGAATCCTGGGAAGCGGCTGCAGAGGAGTACAAG CTCTATCACAGCATTCAAGCAAAAGGGGAGAATATTGAAGATGCTTTACGAGATTATGAAGCTAACGAGGCTGCAAAGGCGGCTAAAGAGGGGAATGAGATTGATTACGGTGATGACGATGCTGCGATTCAAGACGACGGCGCGAGCGCTCATGACTTACGGCCTGGAGCGGCAGCTAGTGGAGAGGGCGGCGAAATTATGGAAGAAGGAGAACCAAAGGCAGCTCGCTCATACGCAGCACAA GAGCCAGCGCCAAAGCGGCCGCGTCAGAACGAGACCCAAGGTGTTCCTGTAACTCAACCCGAAGCTAACCAATCAAGCGGGGCTTTCACGAGCGTTCCGCATATGGTTCTGGGGACAGCTGACGCATCCACCG CCCAGGAGGATGAGAGTTTGAAGAACCTCATGATGGCTTGGTATTTTGCCGGATATTATACAGGGCTCTATGAGGGCCAACGACGCGCAAACCCGCAGCCACAAACTTGA
- a CDS encoding uncharacterized protein (EggNog:ENOG410PMWF~COG:A~BUSCO:12402at33183), producing MAAEKKDKKRKAASSSSAVETDQPSKKSKKSFVRNAKAPTETKSKGASKDKKPNNVTNGKATKPLNLDNAPARDIKPRKRAADFLSDEEDEIIKRDKKDALKDSASVTNESVKPPKKKAKEEAKATTTTTEKVSLKKDDAKAKEKKEPFKKSKKEVEVLADNDHESEDDHTLALIRGFDSSGEEDISGDEGFEPGQAVPQIPDSKQVKRKIRKLKKNHTDEPEEPGTVYIGRIPHGFYEHEMRAYFSQFGDITRLRMSRNRTTGRSKHYGYIEFASESVAKIVADTMDNYLMFGHILKCKFVPQDQLHPETFKGANRRFKSVPWNQIEKKQLEAGKTRDQWSKKIAKEESKRAAKAEKMKALGYEIDLPKLASVDGVPAQKTLAQAKTAIEDDNIEAPKAIEAPPKAITKPDAQEELKKATKKSEKSKDSANASAKKADAPVSEQTKEATHEKPAKIKEADTRKAQNGETKGKKDKRPKAKTPTIVTDNTEKPSKSNPSEAKDPKGKEIKDKLGKVEKPEKSKKSKKSKA from the exons ATGGctgcagaaaagaaagataagaAGCGCAAAG CCGCTTCAAGTTCCAGTGCAGTCGAGACCGACCAGCCGTCCAAAAAATCCAAGAAGTCCTTTGTGAGAAACGCGAAAGCTCCGACAGAGACTAAATCAAAGGGTGCCTCTAAGGATAAAAAACCAAATAATGTCACTAATGGCAAGGCTACAAAACCTCTCAACCTGGACAATGCCCCAGCTCGCGATATCAAACCACGGAAACGAGCCGCCGACTTCCTCAGCGACGAGGAAGACGAGATCATAAAAAGAGATAAAAAGGACGCATTGAAGGACTCAGCGAGTGTTACGAATGAATCCGTCAAGCCTCctaaaaagaaagcaaaggaAGAGGCTAAAGCTACGACCACTACGACTGAAAAAGTCTCCTTGAAAAAGGATGATGCGAAggctaaagaaaagaaggagcCATTCAAGAAATCAAAGAAGGAAGTCGAGGTTCTCGCAGATAATGACCATGAAAGCGAGGATGATCACACGCTCGCCTTGATTAGAGGGTTTGATAGCAGCGGAGAGGAGGATATCTCTGGAGACGAGGGATTCGAACCCGGACAGGCAGTTCCTCAGATTCCAGACTCTAAGCAGGTCAAACGAAAGATTCGCAAATTGAAAAAGAATCATACCGATGAGCCTGAGGAACCGGGTACTGTTTATATTGG ACGTATTCCCCATGGTTTCTATGAACATGAAATGCGGGCCTATTTCTCCCAATTTGGTGACATCACTCGCCTAAGAATGTCTCGTAACCGCACAACGGGCCGATCCAAGCACTACGGCTACATTGAATTCGCATCAGAATCCGTCGCTAAAATCGTTGCTGACACTATGGACAATTATCTAATGTTTGGCCACATCCTGAAATGCAAGTTCGTGCCGCAAGACCAACTCCACCCAGAGACATTCAAGGGTGCCAACAGGCGATTCAAGAGCGTGCCGTGGAATCAGATCGAGAAAAAGCAGCTAGAGGCTGGCAAAACAAGAGATCAGTGGTCGAAGAAGATTGCAAAGGAAGAATCGAAGAGAGCTGCGAAAGCCGAGAAAATGAAGGCTTTAGGTTATGAAATAGACTTGCCCAAGCTGGCCAGTGTGGACGGAGTCCCCGCTCAGAAGACCTTGGCCCAAGCTAAAACTGCGATCGAGGATGATAACATTGAGGCTCCCAAGGCTATTGAAGCGCCGCCAAAGGCCATAACCAAACCTGACGCACAGGAAGAGCTCAAAAAGGCAACCAAGAAATCGGAAAAGAGCAAGGATTCTGCCAATGCAAGCGCGAAGAAGGCAGATGCGCCTGTGTCTGAACAGACCAAAGAAGCTACCCATGAGAAGCCGGCCAAGATTAAAGAGGCCGATACTAGGAAAGCCCAGAACGGAGAAACCAAAGGCAAAAAGGATAAAAGGCCCAAGGCCAAGACTCCCACTATCGTTACAGACAATACCGAAAAGCCATCCAAGTCAAATCCATCAGAAGCCAAGGATCCAAAGGGTAAAGAGATTAAGGATAAACTGGGGAAAGTTGAGAAACCAGAAAAAtccaagaaaagcaaaaagtcTAAGGCATAG
- the LAG1 gene encoding sphingosine N-acyltransferase lag1 (EggNog:ENOG410PFRA~COG:U~TransMembrane:8 (i38-60o90-112i133-151o171-193i205-222o228-245i257-283o334-355i)~BUSCO:7365at33183) yields MAKPARSHSNSVTEVEACVSSPEGRGPIRKDASLRERLLSNQIGISLTILTMIFAVHNLYPSLRPYTSPFLTLPHYRSTKGIYVQGWDDLYFIIGSMVAFTAIRAIAIDWILMPIAQQLGLKLKASLRFAEQGWLLVYYIVFWSYGLYIWMHSKYWMDFREIWTDWPSREIPGYFKLYCLLQLSFWLQQIFVINIEERRKDHYQMLTHHIVTSTLLGSAYVYSFYNVANVVLCIMDIVDFLLPAAKMLKYMGYERICTIAFGVFLATWFIARHVIYMMLWWSIYQNVPDAMSFGCYLGATGQKLIDVSPDSWGSLIYPFRDIDGPICMSFRIKWAFLTLLLILQMLSLIWFGMILRVAVHVLRTGSSAEDTRSDDEGEESTEAVRPVRRGSPRRQEDYEENGWSKSVAVNGSAQNHHPVRIRTARGRVTLSDQNERKALLGRIGCDKPS; encoded by the exons ATGGCGAAGCCGGCCCGTAGCCATTCCAACTCTGTTACAGAGGTCGAGGCCTGCGTTTCGTCACCAGAAGGGAGAGGGCCTATCAGGAAAGATGCCAGTCTTCGAGAACGGCTGCTCAGCAACCAAATCG GAATCTCCCTTACCATTCTTACGATGATCTTCGCGGTTCATAACTTATACCCTTCGCTTAGACCATACACGTCTCCTTTCTTAACTTTGCCACATTACCGATCGACAAAAGGAATATACGTCCAGGGATGGGACGACTTGTACTTCATCATCGGTTCCATGGTCGCCTTTACAGCAATCCGAGCCATCGCAATTGACTGGATCCTTATGCCCATCGCACAACAACTTGGGCTAAAGTTGAAGGCATCGTTGAGATTCGCCGAACAAGGCTGGCTACTGGTGTATTACATTGTCTTCTGGTCCTATGGTTTG TATATTTGGATGCATTCAAAGTACTGGATGGATTTCCGAGAAATTTGGACGGACTGGCCGTCGAGAGAGATACCAGGCTATTTCAAGCTGTATTGCCTGTTGCAGTTGTCATTTTGGTTGCAACAAATTTTCGTCATCAACATTgaggaaagaagaaaagaccATTATCAGATGTTGACGCATCATATCGTCACAAGCACCCTTCTCGGATCAGCTTATGTTTACAGCTTCTATAACGTGGCCAACGTTGTTCTATGTATTATGGATATTGTAGATTTCCTCCTCCCG GCTGCGAAGATGCTAAAATATATGGGTTACGAGCGCATTTGCACCATTGCATTCGGGGTCTTCCTAGCCACATGGTTCATTGCCCGCCATGTGATTTACATGATGTTATGGTGGTCCATTTACCAAaatgttccagatgcaaTGTCATTTGGATGTTATCTGGGCGCAACCGGCCAGAAGCTTATTGACGTATCTCCCGATTCCTGGGGCTCACTCATATATCCGTTTCGGGATATCGATGGACCTATTTGCATGAGTTTCCGCATCAAATGGGCCTTTCTCACTCTGCTCCTAATTCTTCAGATGCTCTCTCTTATCTGGTTCGGCATGATCCTTCGTGTGGCAGTGCATGTGCTTCGGACAGGCTCATCCGCGGAGGATACCCGCAGCGACGATGAGGGCGAAGAATCAACTGAGGCAGTCCGCCCTGTTCGCCGAGGCAGCCCTAGAAGACAGGAAGATTATGAAGAGAATGGATGGAGTAAATCTGTTGCGGTCAACGGTTCCGCCCAGAATCATCACCCGGTGCGAATCAGAACAGCTCGCGGCCGCGTTACACTCAGCGATCAGAACGAACGAAAGGCTTTACTCGGCAGAATCGGGTGCGACAAGCCTTCTTAA
- a CDS encoding uncharacterized protein (EggNog:ENOG410PYH9~TransMembrane:7 (o17-40i49-67o93-113i125-148o168-190i202-226o238-261i)), translating to MAQTLITDTDKSALVDIFVWIFLVIAVLSVIASTSTKIAIRGRPTTEDYIILVALAFCIGQSITVGIQNQNGWGRYTDTLSESQLQTVLKGDYAASFLFITSICLTKIALLVLSLQFALLKQYKYTIYALGTIVILWTMSSMFVVGFQCRLPEPWNYVNNICVGRKNFWNFYGVMNILTDVIQVGLMITITSQIQTSTKRKITIGSVFGARLLVVVVVALQLYFLNQVPDTSNATFDYWQMTICTQILQSLAVVTACMPFLKPFLDSLESGLLRADDQYRRSTAKGSYRYNLSGSKSSARRAARREAGEFNELGVLSSNHGRARNGHGSQVESGGVDWDESNSQSSQSRIIKETRTFTVDVEVRNNHGNEF from the exons ATGGCGCAGACTTTGATCACAGACACCGACAAGTCTGCGTTGGTGGATATTTTCGTTTGGATATTTTTGGTCATCGCCGTACTCTCAGTTATCGCCTCGACTTCAACAAAAATAGCGATTCGAGGACGACCGACAACTGAAGATTATATTATCCTGGTAGCTCTA GCATTTTGTATTGGGCAGTCCATCACTGTTGGGATCCAGAATCAGAATGGATGGGGGAGATATACCGACACTTTAAGTGAATCTCAGCTGCAGACAGTTTTAAAA GGCGACTATGCTGCGAGTTTCTTATTCATTACATCCATATGCCTCACGAAAATTGCCCTGCTTGTTCTAAGCCTCCAATTTGCCCTGCTGAAGCAATACAAGTACACTATATATGCTCTCGGGACCATAGTGATCCTATGGACAATGTCATCAATGTTCGTGGTCGGTTTTCAATGCCGTCTGCCTGAACCATGGAACTATGTCAATAATATCTGTGTGGGAAGG AAAAACTTTTGGAATTTTTATGGGGTGATGAACATTCTGACCGATGTTATCCAAGTCGGCCTAATGATCACCATCACATCTCAGATTCAGACTTCAACAAAGCGCAAAATAACCATCGGCTCTGTTTTTGGAGCCCGCTTACT TGTTGTGGTCGTGGTGGCTTTACAACTTTACTTTCTCAACCAGGTCCCCGACACCAGCAATGCGACATTCGATTACTGGCAGATGACAATCTGCACTCAGATTCTCCAATCCCTTGCAGTCGTCACGGCATGTATGCCGTTCCTCAAACCTTTCCTTGATAGCCTTGAGTCCGGGTTACTTCGTGCGGATGATCAATACCGCCGATCGACCGCCAAGGGATCTTATCGATACAATTTATCCGGGTCCAAGTCGTCTGCGAGAAGGGCAGCACGCAGAGAGGCTGGCGAGTTCAACGAACTGGGCGTGTTGAGTTCGAACCATGGCCGTGCACGTAATGGCCATGGGTCGCAGGTTGAAAGCGGTGGGGTAGACTGGGATGAATCGAACAGCCAGTCGAGCCAGTCGCGGATAATCAAGGAGACGCGGACGTTCACAGTTGACGTTGAGGTACGTAATAACCACGGTAATGAGTTCTGA
- a CDS encoding uncharacterized protein (EggNog:ENOG410PFXK~COG:E~TransMembrane:12 (i51-75o87-111i132-160o180-199i206-223o243-265i286-306o338-365i386-410o416-438i476-496o508-526i)) gives MMKEEVAQELGSLNGNGTKAGARTQASQVSQDRDRDELLRLGKKQVLRRNFAFMSILGFSCTVLITWEGALILFVTGLENGGYAGLIYGYLVVWLGNFAVFASLSELVSMAPTSGGQYHWVAMLAPPRWSKFLSYMTGWVTVLGWQASIASTCSLTSGLIQGLIALTQPDYTPQNWHGTLLLWAVVLFCVFINTVISRLLPKIEGLILILHILGFFAVLIPLVKLSEKADPEVIFTVFKNDGGWSSNGLSFLVGLTGNAFAFLGLDGAYHMSEEIQRPSVIVPRSIMLTLVINGSLGFGMIIAVLFCTQDIDAALNSPTGFPFMEIFRQATSPSVGGAAAMASIITALAMCANVGFLASASRMVWSFARDRGLPGWRILSRVEKRTMVPLWSIATITIIAILLSLITIGSLTAFDIVVSLTVAALYISYMLAIALLLYRRVTGGISYSSDSPTTLANTAGSRLVWGPWRFGKFGPIINVFALCYLLVILVFSFFPARTPVTDPNDMNYSSVLIVAVMAFSLVYYFLYARKTYQGPLVEEEAISLSGY, from the exons ATGATGAAGGAGGAAGTAGCTCAAGAGCTTGGCTCTTTGAATGGCAATGGAACCAAAGCTGGTGCCAGAACCCAAGCGAGCCAGGTTTCACAGGATCGGGATCGCGATGAGCTTCTTCGGCTGGGGAAGAAGCAAGTTTTAAGG CGAAACTTTGCGTTTATGTCCATCCTTGGTTTCAGTTGTACCGTCCTTATTACTTGGGAAGGTGCTCTGATCTTATTCGTTACCGGTCTTGAAAACGGTGGATATGCTGGCCTGATATACGGCTACCTTGTTGTCTGGCTCGGTAACTTTGCGGTATTCGCTTCTCTTTCGGAATTGGTTTCTATGGCTCCGACGTCTGGCGGTCAATATCACTGGGTTGCCATGCTTGCGCCGCCTAGATGGAGCAAATTTTTAAGCTACATGACAGGGTGGGTTACTGTTCTTGGATGGCAAGCTTCCATTGCCTCCACTTGCTCTCTGACCAGTGGCCTTATTCAAGGCCTAATTGCGTTGACGCAGCCCGACTATACCCCTCAAAACTGGCATGGGACGCTTCTGCTTTGGGCAGTCGTGTTATTCTGTGTCTTTATCAACACGGTTATCAGTCGACTACTGCCAAAAATTGAAGGCTTGATCCTTATTCTGCACATCCTGGGGTTCTTTGCTGTTCTGATCCCCTTGGTCAAGCTATCCGAGAAGGCGGACCCGGAAGTGATTTTTACAGTCTTTAAAAATGACGGTGGCTGGTCAAGTAATGGCTTGTCATTTCTGGTTGGCCTGACTGGAAATGCGTTTGCCTTCCTTG GACTTGATGGCGCTTATCAT ATGTCCGAGGAAATCCAGCGACCCTCTGTCATCGTACCGCGATCAATCATGCTTACTTTGGTGATTAACGGATCGCTCGGTTTTGGAATGATCATTGCTGTGTTGTTTTGCACTCAAGATATTGATGCCGCTCTTAATTCACCCACAGGCTTCCCTTTCATGGAAATCTTCAGACAAGCTACTTCTCCCTCAGTCGGAGGAGCCGCTGCCATGGCGAGCATTATTACTGCTCTTGCCATGTGTGCAAATGTTGGTTTCCTCGCCTCTGCATCAAGAATGGTCTGGTCGTTTGCACGCGATCGTGGTCTTCCTGGCTGGCGGATTCTGTCAAGG GTCGAAAAACGCACAATGGTTCCTCTGTGGTCAATTGCGACCATTACTATCATTGCTATCCTGCTTTCTCTCATCACCATCGGCTCTCTCACGGCTTTCGATATTGTGGTCTCTTTGACTGTTGCCGCTCTATATATCAGTTACATGCTAGCAATTGCTTTGCTTCTCTACCGTCGCGTCACCGGAGGTATCTCCTATTCCTCGGATTCGCCAACTACGTTGGCCAATACTGCAGGGTCTCGCCTTGTTTGGGGACCCTGGCGGTTCGGCAAATTCGGACCCATTATCAACGTGTTTGCTCTCTGCTATCTCCTTGTGATTCTTGTGTTTAGTTTCTTTCCAGCCCGCACGCCTGTGACAGATCCCAACGATATGAACTACAGCAGTGTTTTGATTGTGGCAGTGATGGCCTTCAGCTTGGTGTACTATTTCCTGTATGCAAGAAAAACATACCAAGGTCCACTCGTGGAAGAGGAAGCAATATCACTTTCAGGGTATTGA
- a CDS encoding uncharacterized protein (EggNog:ENOG410PVF1~COG:S~TransMembrane:5 (o12-30i51-69o159-178i185-203o223-247i)~BUSCO:13287at33183): MTLFDTIKSLTIFFAPILIPRAISLIRAVRQSVAQRRHISPKPLTPQSSRALNILFFSAALFFTLSLPIHPHAPASSIFSLTSSRFSTPTELLFTRVSRIRPLTHLDTSLRAQFTSPAARRTYLRFGPETLLSCPFCGPENPKSYLIYYISSNVLLPHLFHLLILGIVTSAPIAGPIAARWRTKFFWTGFFFLLAELSFVAAYDPYEMGVLNTALIPGSLYTRLYMARTLGLTTFDALCAGIIYLSATDRFFFGTKTSCASVEEQIDEFVETVGSSIASAMGKLHALGLAKNAIMRDAVLTERERAVWTEIIGRSGGMVGDDGKSVLDDEKVAQAVAQALAKRAQSEKSEINEADVMKKGMEEAAKFVDGVTAGLELEG, from the exons ATGACGCTCTTTGATAC CATTAAATCCCTCACCATCTTCTTCGCGCCCATCCTTATACCTCGTGCCATATCCCTAATCCGCGCGGTGCGGCAATCCGTCGCGCAGCGACGTCACATCTCGCCGAAGCCGCTCACTCCCCAGAGCTCCCGTGCCCTGAatatcctcttcttctccgcTGCTCTCTTCTTTACCCTTAGCCTACCTATTCACCCACATGCTCCAGCCTCAAGCATTTTCTCCCTAACATCCTCGCGGTTTTCCACTCCCACAGAGCTCCTCTTCACCCGAGTCTCGCGCATCCGGCCCCTCACACACCTGGACACCTCACTCCGAGCGCAGTTCACCTCTCCCGCCGCCCGCAGGACCTATCTCCGCTTCGGCCCGGAAACGCTCCTCTCCTGCCCCTTCTGCGGCCCCGAAAATCCAAAGTCATACTTAATTTACTACATCTCCTCCAACGTCCTCCTCCCACACCTCTTTCACCTTCTCATCCTCGGAATTGTCACTTCCGCGCCCATCGCCGGCCCCATCGCCGCACGATGGAGGACCAAATTTTTCTGGACTGgattcttcttcctcctggCCGAATTAAGCTTCGTAGCCGCCTACGACCCGTACGAAATGGGTGTGCTGAACACAGCGTTGATTCCCGGTAGTTTGTACACCCGTCTCTACATGGCGAGAACGCTAGGGCTTACAACCTTTGACGCGCTATGTGCGGGAATCATATATCTCTCCGCGACTGATCGATTCTTCTTTGGGACTAAGACTTCGTGCGCGTCAGTGGAGGAACAGATTGATGAATTTGTGGAGACGGTGGGTAGTAGTATTGCGAGCGCGATGGGCAAATTGCATGCTTTGGGGTTGGCGAAGAACGCCATTATGCGCGATGCGGTGTTGACAGAGCGAGAGCGTGCAGTGTGGACGGAGATAATTGGGAGATCTGGGGGGATGGTAGGGGATGATGGAAAGAGTGTCCTGGACGATGAGAAGGTTGCACAGGCAGTTGCACAGGCTCTAGCAAAACGCGCGCAGAGTGAAAAGAGCGAGATCAATGAAGCTGACGTTATGAAGAAAGGGATGGAGGAAGCGGCGAAGTTTGTCGATGGGGTTACAGCTGGGCTGGAACTCGAAGGCTAA